The following DNA comes from Hordeum vulgare subsp. vulgare chromosome 3H, MorexV3_pseudomolecules_assembly, whole genome shotgun sequence.
ATTTCAATATGTTAGCTGGCCATTTGTTTAGAGCAGattatataaaataaaccgtcaaTTTGGTGCAATTTCAAAAAAAGTAAGTCGATTAAGTGCTAGGTGCGTTTTCTACACAACTGCCTGCCCACCAAGCGCGGTATTAGGAGGAGATGTATCAGAAATTTGTTTTGGAtttcagaaagaaaaaaagaaatttgaagtacctaaaaattcaaaaatatcAAATACATATAGATGTGTTCTACATGTTTGTGAACACATATGATGAAATCCATGTGAGCTATAGGGAaaaaacaatttatgtggatttttAGAACATGCACTACTTTAATGGTTTTGTTGTTTTTGTATACCTCATAAGTTAATGtatttcataatgaaatttatACAAATGTGTAATCATGTTGATTTTCTAAAGGATACttgataattcaaaaaaaaaatggaACGGAGGCAAAAGATTTGCCTTATCCATTAATTAAGAAGTTAAGAGTTGCTTTTTACGACCAAAAGCAATAGAATTATTACAAAGCCACTACTCGTGGCATGATGTTTCTCAAGTGCTTCGTGCCAGCGGTAATTTAGAGTCGGACGGTAGTGTCAGTGTGCACCAGGTTTAGCATTCTGCTCACATCAAATCGTCCAACAAACTAGCATGATGAGAAACGACATCGCTTTTCGGTTGCTAGTATTCTTTTCAGACATATTGATCCACCAATCCTTGGTGGAACACCTGTGTGTCCAGTGAGAAGTGTCAGTGTGCACCAGGTTTAGCCAAGCCTTAGATTATGCCCCCAAAGCCTCAAGGTGAATCGATATTTGAAGAATGGGTGGCTCATTGATTCCTCAGTTTGCTTGCAGATGGCACAGATGCCACAATTTGGCCAACCGTGCCTCTTGAGCTTATCGGCAGTCCAAATCCGGTTTTGAATAGCAAGTCAGGCAAAAAGATAGACCTTGGAAGGAGCCCAAGTCTTTCAGACCCCATAAGTCATGGGCGAGCGAGTGGTTTCGTGGAACTATGCTTTGTAAGTTGAGGTGACGGAGTAGTGGGCACTAGCTGTATGCTTCTAAATTTTGAATTACAAATTGCTAAGAAAAAGGGAGCTTCAAAATGGCCATAATCTATGCTGAAAATGAGATTTGGAGGAGGGGCTCCACTGAGCCCtttattttttcaatttttttttttgctatacctccaaaaattctgaaaattaataTACACATACACATGTGTAGTGTGCACTTATGAATTGTCGTTGATGTTTATTTCATTGTCATATGTAGCGGATTAGAATATATAAATACATAAATCAAAATGGGTCTCCTTTTGTTATATTTGGGTCAAAATGAGTAGACTACAAATCACAGTACTCCCTTCTTTCCGATTAATAGTTTCATCTAAAAAaaattagttttttattatactaGGCTTATTTTGAGTCTAATTGAGTTAAACTGCTTTGATTCGCAcgtcatatttaattcatagagataaaagaaagagaatatttaattcatagagataaaagaaaaaggaTTATTGGCTATACAATTTTTTTTCTACATGCATCATGCAAGTTCAATAAAAAGAAGAATGCTACATTTATTGACTCAAAATTTAATATATGAGAAATATTTTATTGACTAATcaaaactagtgtcatccactcacaattcatcttgattgatgagatttcagatttaaATCCTATAAACCAAAAAGAAGCAAATATTATTTAATACAAAAAGATCTTATGTGTTCCAAATAAAAATGAtttgttttgcatatttttgagTATGTGTACCGAATATTATTTTTCCAAAATACAGGACTCAATGGAGCCAGGACATCATCCAAAATACAGGACTAACTATGTATTCGATCGATGGCATACAGCGCTCTTCCCCCATCATCCATGACATAAATGAAGCCCACAATGCATTCGCTGACAACGCCTGCCATCACATCTACGTTGCTGCTCATACATCATCTGGGGACTCAACACATCAAATTTCAACAGTTATGTTCCATACCATTTTTTTAGTGAAAGCAAATCTCACATAAGCTGATTCTCACTAAATTTGTACCCTGCCAAGCTCAAGTTTACAGCGAGACACGCCGACAGGACTACTTTACACTAGGTAAATGCACGACTTTTATGGAAATGTAGATAATGGAATAGAGACCCTGGTTTAAATATACTAAGATGCATAGAAATAAATATCCAGCCAACAAAGCTCAGCTCAGCTCATGCCTCCACaaccttcacagttatttgcgtGCTTCGGTCTTCCTCTGTTCTTTAGCTGCAAAGAACGGGATATGATTCAGTGCGTAACTCATAATATTCCCTAACTAAAAATGTTACTGTTCAGAAGTTCTTAGGGAAATGAAAATGCAAACACTTTGTTCAACATGGATAAAATGATGTTAGTGTAAAGCAGTACATATAGAGAGCATCTCCAAAAGATTCCCACGTCAAGTCCATGAAGATGGAAAGCGTAGAAAACTGACCCCTAGACCGGCTTTCTGGATCAGTTTAGCTCAAAGTGAGGCAAGACGGAGGATCTCGCCCAACATGGCGTGCTGCCAAGTGGTGCATACACCACGCATGTGAGGAAGCCCACGCCTCTTCCAGGCCTGGCTAATTtgtagaggagaagacaaaatggaTAAAATTCCTGTTGAAATGCTCCCAAtttcatcaccagctctagaacACCCAATCGCCAAATCCCTAGCTTCCGAAATTCCAGTTTACGGAACCCCAGTGCCCAAATTCCCCTTTACACCTCATGCGCAACAGCAGCAGCGACTTAGGTGCAACGGCAGCAGCATGCAAACAGTGTCATTGTGCTAACCTCTCCCTCTCTGATCCTCATGCATGCGTTGACTAGGGATGACGGCAGTAGGTTCTAGGCGACTCACTGTTGGAAAGGGAGATAGTCGACTATTGTTCATGGGCTGAGGTCACTTTGGTGGTCTATATGACAGCTCCAGTGTGCAGGTTTCTTCTCAATCGCATCTTGATTCGGAGGTTATTTGTTGGGTTCTAAACTTCGAATGGTCCAATTTTCACACTCGATTGAGCCATACAAAATGCTACCTTGAGGAAGATAAAGGGAGAGGTGGAAGGGTCTGATCATGAAGATTAAATGTCAAGGTACAAAATGCAAAAATTACATGGCGCCTAGGCGCTTCAGCTTTCCTCTCGTGTGCTTCTGTCCATCATGGCGCGCCGCTAGGTTTGAAAAGTGTGGCTCTCTCCCTCACTCTGAACCATACATAACTAGTACCCATTCACAACTCATATTCCGTCACAAATCCCAAATTGCAGACCCCGTTATATATAAAGAAGTTGGAGCTACTCAAAGGTGTTAAAATGCCTTTTAGTGAAAAATATCGAAGGAACAAATGCTCCAGCATGGGAAACTGGTGAGACATGTGGCGGTGAAAGACTATATGCGAATACGATATGCAGGGCAACGATGCTGAGCTTAACAAGAATAGACGAATATCAAGGGGCATACCAGCTTTCTCCTCTTCACGTTTCTTTGCAGCATCTGCCCTTTGCTGCCTTATTAAAGCAAGACGTTCTGCATTTGCAAGACAATAGTTATGGCAATCTGCAACTTCCACGTAATGCTTCAAGATTGAATGCATGCAAAGCTTTAACAAGTTGATGACTAAATATGATTGGGCAATAGCTGTGAGTTCATTAGTGCTGCTGATATCAATAACCTATTCACGAAACGTTACTCTCCTTATTGTGGTGTCTGTTTCTATGTGAGTCCGATCTTGTAGCAGTCCATGTGAATAGTACATATATAACCATGGCCAAGAGACGCCAAGAGAAGATAGATGTAAGCACAACATGGAAAAAAAAATCTCACCCAAATCTTTCTTCGCCTGTTCTGTTTTGCCTTGCTCCTGAAGCTTCATATAACGCTCATGAGATTTTTGCTTCTCGATCTCCTCCCTAAAAATAAACATGACAGCAGTGTGTCAGCAGAGTTGatgaaacaaaaaatatatataacaaTGCAATGGGCTGGTATGAACTTCAACATAATAGCtgctgtattctttccactcacACACATACTCTCTCTTACAGTTTTACACGGAACTGTTTACCATGAAGACCATCTCTACAGAAAGGTGAATGCCAACATAGTGACTAGACACTAAAACGAATCTGAGATGTGCTACCTACAGACTCATGAGAGCCTGCAAACCAGTGGGAATGATGTAACATAGAAGATAATATGCCAACCACTAATATGTACCACCATGCAGGGTTTTTTTATCTACTGATTCATCATGTTAGTTTTTTTTGGCACGCCCACCCAGAGGTTACAGTTAATGTTACACCATTTCTCAAGGTAGACACAGAAGCAGTGCACAAGCATTTGCGGTGAGATATGATACAAAAACAGAGTTGAAGAAAGAAAACATGGAATAAGGCAAGTACCTCTCACGCCTCGAGAGTTCAGTTGTCTTTCCAAGCTGAAACGTTCAAGCTTAGTTAGTTGGTGATATGTATGGCAATATTTTGTATCAACGTGTAAAGTAATTTTAAAGCTCATAAAGAGTTCTCCACTTCACTTTTCATGAATGAAAATAGCTGGGCAACGCCATTTGTGTAACAACATAGCAAAGGCAATGGAGGAGAAGACGAGGAAACTTAATACTATAACCGGTGTGGCATGGTATTTTATGCTATTTAGCTACCAGCAGTAACATCACAGATGCTTCTGGTTGTAACACACTTACATCAGCTTCCTTGGCTTTTATATTCTTTGCTTTCACCAGGTTTGGATTTTCGATTTGAATAACACCTTCAGTTCCTTTATGTTTCTGGAATATTATAAACTGAATCAGATTGGTAAACAATTAATCATGCACATGAACATATACTTCCAAATGGATAAGTGCATACAACCTTCTCTTCACTGTCGTCTTCGGATTCTTCCTCTTCAgattcttctacttcttcctcttcctcttctgctTCAGCTACATTCTATATTAAAAAAAAATCGATGATCAGAAAGGAGTATATCATGATCACATTTGCATTACACGTAAACACTTCATCTATATGCACTTAAGAACTCTTGTCATTTTCCCCAATGGTTTATGAAATTGGCTGTAACAATTgccaaaaaaataataatacacAATCAGATTAGCAAATGTAGCACCCCAGTGACTATATGTTATAATCAAACATTTATAATACAAGCACAACAAAGGCATAGGTAATCTAATATTATGTTGATGAAATTAATTCAATTTTGGAAGGTGCAAACCTTCTTAAACGAGCGTGGGCGCCCAGAAGTTCCAGAAGCTGCATTTAAAATTCAGAAATATGTCAaagctacacacaaaagaacagcAAAAGTAAAATTGCCAAATACAAATGACTCAATAGTCACTGAGGTGCAACGAAATATATAAGAAAGTAGCCAAAAACTGTTTTGTAGAGGTATGCAAACAAATTCAAATGTAGCATCTCTCCTGTATAATGCCTCGAAAACGCTTATTCGTCTGAGACTAGATAAATACATGGTGCTATTGATTTCTCACTGCGTTTAAACTTCACAAATAAACTTTTCTGCGAAGCTCTGATAAGAGTGAAAATGAATGGAAAGTCCGTTTACAAATCAAGGGAAGAAGCAAATGTAAGTTGTCCAGTCATGGGATGGAGAAAGCATCTAAACCTTAGGGGGAAAATACGCAAAATGTGTAGTCTATGAGCATCCAAACCAAACAAAAACGTTAGCACAAAAGACGCCCAGGATAGATCAGCGAAGACCCCATCATCGACGGCCCATAGCATCATGTAATCAAATCGTTTTATGCTAACCCGTGCATCCTGGCAAAACTAGGCATGTCGACGTCACCGCGAGCTACCCTTATCCAACCGGAACACCGCTACCAAGCCAAAGAGGTAGAAGAAAAGCCTCCTCGCCGCAACACCGGATCAAGCAGTCGCCTAGACGAGGGCGGCAGACAAAGCCGACGAGCTGGCGCTGAATTTGACCAAGACGGGACCGAACGGAATCGAGGAGGAGCGAGGGCTCGGGTCGTTACCGATCTCCTCCGGGGTGGAGAAGTTGCGGCGGCCGGTtggcttgcccttgaacttgcccctgcccatggcggcggcggcgggcgagggGAGAGGGGACGAGGCGTGTGGAGGATAGAGGGAGCGGAAAGCGGGGGCGGCTCGCCTAGTCTGTACGCTGGGTGGGAATCGGGAAACCCTACTGTCACGACCGCCCTTTTACAGTGGTGGGCTGGGATGGGAATGAGATTCGGTGCAGAAATGGCCAATTGGAGAATTCGGTGGCTGGGACTTTTGGGGTGGGAACCGGGTGCGACCACTTCGCGAAAAAAAAAATTGTTTGTGAAATGAAATAAGTACCGTGCTCATAAAAGTTGGAATAAGTTTGATTTTGAGATAAATACACTCACGGCCATTTAATTTGAGGTCAAAGCACAATACAATCATTAAACTTTGGAATACGTTCGGTACGGTCATTGAATACGTAAAGAGGTGATTATACGGTCACCGATTCACCTACAGCTCCGTATTCTGTTGGGTTGGCTGGTCAACCTTTTCAACTAAACGTGAAATGACTCGTCAAGCACAATACGTGGCAGCCGGTCGCTGCCCCTTTCCAAGTTCCCCATCTTTCCTCCTCGCTCCTCGGCCCGATCGAACGACTCCGCCCGGATCACGCCGCGCCAGAGCCCAGATGCCcccgtgcctcctcctcctcctcctcctcttactcGCAGTGTTGTCGCGCTCCCGTCGTTGGCCGCGCCCCGACTCATCGACCAcgagccccctcctctccccgcaCCAGCGCGCCACCAGCATTGTGTCCAAAGCATCGGCGGGGGCGGTGGGGAAGCGAGCCCCATGCTTCACGGCGACCGGGCGGGAGGTGGTGTGATGCACGACGCTGCAGGGCATGCCGGGGTACCTGGACCCGGACTACCACCGGTCGTTCCAGCTGACGGAGAAGAGCGATGTGTACAACTTCTGCGTGGTGGTGCTGGAGCTCGTGACGGGGTTGCGTGATGGAATATTGATGGTTTCTTATGAAATGTCGATGGGACATCATGCTAACAATATCTGCCACGCATATAATCACACTCAAAGTTGTCAAAAttgcgactcaagtcttagaatcttacgatcttacgattcaaaccagcccctccgattctacgattttgctcatagaatctaagattCTACTATCCTCgtagttatgattctatgattcacgatcctagcaacggagctACGATCCGATTTAGAATGGTGATTCTAACAACTTTGATCACACCAATCTTGCACTCAGGTAGGCAACCCAAATAAGAGAACAAAATATTACATCTCGAGTGCAACCTGTAATGGAACTCTCTCGAAGACACATCCATATGCACAGCAAGGCGGAAAACTGGACGAGGCCCCCAAAAAAACTAGACAAAGGAGGTGCTTAAGCCTGCTTTCGAAGTCACAATTCAATTTGCAACAACCAATTTGCTAAGAGGTTACCAACCTCGCCCTCTCCCCACAGTACCTATAACATGTGATCCTCATCAAGCCATGATAGTAGAACATGTTGGGAGTATCCTAGCAAACTGGGCATGAGCAGGACGGGTGTGGCGGAACGGTGGCAACCAGAAATAGTTATAAACTTGTAGAATTTAGGTCTAATATGATCGTAACTTCAATGCAAAAAACCATCTCTAGATTGCACAGAAAATACATGGCACTTCACCAATCTTAATGATTTGGTTATTCTGTAGAAAAAACAGGATCCAAAACCAAAGGAGCCCTTTCCGAGATGTGATCACTTATCCTTGCGTTTTTGTTAATATGATTGCGAGATTCTTAATGATTTGATTATTCTACAGAAAAACAGTGttccacttaacgtgtagtgtttagttgttgtgaattgccatgccctgccttgcatatttgaaattgatcatgcatcatacgtgaattgcatcatgtcatGTCTGTGTCGTGGTGaagatcgtgtgttgattcttgttcccgatttgcttcgtcttgatagtgTTCCGCcaacgtgtcggaatgtgaggacccgttcgactacgtcggttcgtctgcttcacggagttgttctcctTCGAAGctcgatcacaggcaagatgatcatttccctagataccattactaccattgccatgatagttgtttcgtttctatcgttatgtctcgctgcctaccacccgttaaatatcagcctcccaacattgccatgaaaaccttcaacctgatcacaacctagaaaatcactgattgactatgttacggcttgcttaaccattcgatagtgttgctagttgcaggtgcagttgcttccatgtaataacatgggttccttgtcatatcaccgatacatcccaaacgtaactataatttttgcttgttccatgatcttttgggtcacattgttatatgttttgctacgctgttatatcattttacacatatttggactaacctactaactcagtgcacccagtgccagtttctgtctgccgaTGTCTACTTTGCacaggcttttacccaattttccgaagcccgaaaaaatccaggaaaaacatattaaaaaatcagcataatggaagcttcgagatcaccaaagatgggccagaggccgCCCAAGCGACCTGCTGGCCCgggctaccccctggtcgcgccaagaagccgcttgggtgggccccacctccttcggtgccctcctttggcctatatttagactcTTGAGAGTAAATCCTTCCATAACTtccagaattgcgaatttctccatcattctgccgccgcaacgcttttgagatcgggagcgtcgggagacctcttcctggtaccctgccggagggaggattgacctccggaagcttctccaccgccatggacgcttcccggacgtgccctgagtagtcctccttagaccatgggtccatgaccagtagctatgtgatgtcttctctccaatcttttgcttcaatggttagtctttgtgagctgtcctacatgatcaaggcatctatgtaattctcttgctattgctatgctcgatttgttgggatccgatggattatgagattatgttcatattgttatgagttatatattcgattatccttttatattatgttccttagtgatccatgcatgttctctgttgctatttattgctttgcttgagtagtagattgtaactccaagagggagcgttatgcatgattgtgggttcatgcccctcgatgtctagcttgagtgacagaaacatgagactaggggatgtgttgttgccaccagggagaaaacaacggtgcttgtgaccacggttgcaaggattgtttaccttacgcgtagttcgttaatgcagttgttcgttgctttgagtttacactttgggtggggctcgcaacttaataccgacaagatgttctagatagatatctcaaggtggatgattagtaagttgatgctgatgaataaatggtctacttgtcttggcgtactgtccattactattgaacctctaactatcaagtaccataattagcattgaggtgcgttcataattttgtcaattgcccaactgtgatttgtgtacccaagcatagttgtttatcgtcttttgggagagagacatcactggtgaacatcatgtgaccctggtccatatcaccatcattgtttacacctccatcatttactgctttcatttacttttctgttgcaatcactattactttcccgcttgtgttttgatcctttgcaaactacaagaccggagagattgacaacctctctgtactcgttgagagcaaagttatttgttgtgtgtgcaggtccacgtcttctgctagcactagggtggaagacacctacttgttgagcctaggagtcctcctggttcgataaaccttacagttgccgtgtgagggaaaacttgctactgactacatcttaaccttccacttggggtaaccaatgagtacCGTGTGGggaaataagtaccggtaaacttatcatgTTTCAGTGCAgcggcaaaaccattactcggaaaattcctacacatattaggtttttggattgttgagtaaataggcaatttgccgagtagattaatccatgaaataattactaacatggcattgactagattcatgacatactgatcacgaaGAAGACTAGCAAATATTACGCATATAGCAAAACCATCTACGCATATTGCTAGTACTACTAGGGCTAAAATAAACAGGAGCGGGATAAACGAgttatatcatctacgcatataaCTAGTACTACTAGGGCTAAAATAACCACTTGTGTCTTAACGTTCAGGAAAGTCGTCTTAACGTCCTATTTTTTTCTCGGagaatatgaatttataggactggaatttgtGTCAGAGGAGCCTCGaggtccccacaagccatcagctcGCGGCATGggggcgccctaatggcttgtggccccctcgcacTTCACCTCCGAAGGTCTTTGCTTCGTAAatccttataaatcccaaaaaataattcacaaaaagtttcgtctgatttcgagaacttttatttcagcacaaaaataacaccaaggtagttccctcaaaatagcgttagtccaggttagttcaattcaaatcatgcaaattagaggccaaaaataagagcaaaagtgtttggagaaatagatacattggagacgtatgagttgtCGTTATGATCACCTAGTTACAAATGACGTTTAAGCAACCCCGAAGTTCGCCATACAATAAGATGTGAATACGATACTTCATGGTCTAAGGAACTAAAACACGTGTTAACACTCCCGTGTTATAAGAATTGATTTCAAATGACATTATCTCAAAGTATAACAAACAGGTCATCGCTCGATTCAATATGGTCGATCTTCTAATGTTACACCTAACGTTATCCTAAGATCCGAAAAACATGATCACTAACAACACTTGAGCCAGTCTTAGAGGTGATACTAGGGATCTTATTTTCCCGTTTATCATTCCACACACGCATATGAGTTTTCCACTGAATCACATATTCCATTATCATAGTAGTTATAACATAGAATATAAACTCTCAGTTATGAATACAAAAATATAATAATAcaatattattgcatctagggcttaCATCCAACATGACCATTGTACTATTAACACTATTAAGAGGGTTATATGTTCTCGAAGCTTAGGTCAGTTCTGATGGTTAGCCGAAACCTATGGAAGACTGAGAGAAATCTCTTTGTGCTCCGAATGATTACTTTTCAACAAGATATATAGTTCTTCTTCGCCACAAGAGATATCTATCGGGCCGAGGAGTTAGCTTTACCTGCTCCGCAAGGAAAGTTACCGTTATTCTCAAAATTTGACCATTGGAAATGTGTTGGTTGGCCATTGGGGGTTTCGTGTTCAGTTTGGTTATTTCCCTCATGGGAAGGATGCCGCCGTAAATAGCCACCCTGCACCAACGTTGTCTGTTGGTTACTCCTTGTGATTTTGGGAAGGTTTATTGATCaccctctcgagagaattgagtttaaaatcaattgatagaaaatctaGAGCCAAAACTTAGATAGTGGTTGAGCATCATAACGCATCTGAGTTAGAATTCTTGTACCTATTACTCTTGAGAGCTCCACACTCTCTAGATGGAGTCGACTTGAGTGTCGAAGAGTAATTGTATTCACCAAGCAAAGTCTTCAGCAACCAAGAGTAATTGTGATTTTGCAAAGAACTGTGTCAAAGGTTTGGACATCACTAACAAGTATCTACCCCGAGTGAATTCAATCAAAGTCTAATCTACTTTAAATTGAAGGAAAATAGAATGGAGAGAGGTCTAGTCCCGTGTTCAATCACAAGTACCTCCAATCAGACGTCGATGTTCTGCAAAAGAGTGAACTAGTCTACCAAATCATCTACCGCCATCGAGCACCACCGATTCAAGTCTTCTTCTATTGCAATTTGTTCACTAGTTTATTTCTGTGTTGTATACTTTGTATGGTATCCATGATCATGTATCTATAATAATTCTATTCGTGCTCGCTTTAGTTTAGGTGCTATCATTTACTCGATATTATGTGTCTCATATAGCTGGCTGCTCTGCTTCCATTCAATGACTTCCTAGCCAGTTGTCTGTTTTGATGTCGTTATGTGCCACCATTGTCATTGCGTAAGCCTCGAACTATTATGCAAAGAAGATTATCACATCCTTCATCGAAAGCTTTGATTTACCCATGTAGTTTATTGTTTGTATGTGCTTTGATCATTTACCTTCACTATTCTATCTATTCCGTTGTTTGATGTGGTTTTGATTCGAAGTTTCAAAAGAAAATTTGAATCTCCCATTCACCCCCTCTGGTTGGTATACTCTTAGTCCTAACAAATGGTATCAGATCAAGGTCTCCTTGTCTCTGTTTATTAAAGGTCAAGTCGCCTTGGAGTTTTGAGTATGTCGCTTCCACGTAGATCCACACAGTGTGAAGAAATTCCTACCTTCAATGGAAATgattatcaatactagcaaagtaCAATGAAAGTCAAGCTTCAAGCCTTGAGATTAAAGTTACGGAAGATTGTGGAATACAAATATACTATTCCAAATCCACAAACACCCACTCATGAAAATGAAGCCAACATTCACTTAGATGCTCAAGCGAAGGATATCATCTACGACAAcatctccaaaaatatttttattcgATTCCGGAGGCTTGAAACAGCCAAACAAATCTGGGATGCCATAAAAAATGTTCACGATGAATCCGCTGCCAAATCTGTTGTTCTCGCAAACATCTTCTCGCAAAGTACATTCATTTGAGAAGTCTTCGAAGAGAAAGTGTGGTGGAACTCACCGACCGCCAAAGCAGTCTTGTTGAGCGCTTACGCCAACAGGTGTCGATGATATCACTCACAAAGATGTTGTGGAAAAACTGTTCAAGTGTCACAACCCTAGAATACTTGCCTGAAAATAATTATACTAGAG
Coding sequences within:
- the LOC123444427 gene encoding 28 kDa heat- and acid-stable phosphoprotein; the protein is MGRGKFKGKPTGRRNFSTPEEIASGTSGRPRSFKKNVAEAEEEEEEVEESEEEESEDDSEEKKHKGTEGVIQIENPNLVKAKNIKAKEADLGKTTELSRREREEIEKQKSHERYMKLQEQGKTEQAKKDLERLALIRQQRADAAKKREEEKAAKEQRKTEARK